Proteins from a genomic interval of Trichoderma breve strain T069 chromosome 2, whole genome shotgun sequence:
- a CDS encoding short chain dehydrogenase domain-containing protein, giving the protein MARPYEGKLAIVTGASRGIGAATARRLAAKGSNVLITFTSDSSKEMTRQLVEELTSKHKIHSQSVQTDLAQASTAAPVIVEAARTLFHSYNPDGKFQIDILINNAGVSSNQFMNDPEKGPIVEAEFTRVYAVNVLAPLLLTQAVAPHLPTDRSGRIVNVSSVSASIGYLGQSVYAGSKGALEVMTRTWARELGERATVNSINPGPAWGDMYAEAGPTFWKRNQPYVDAAPLMAYDGEAEVLRQAGDEAEKFDKLVRESMGGRRPGFVDEIAGTIDMLCTAESGWTTGSVVCANGGMRMTIA; this is encoded by the exons ATGGCGCGACCGTATGAAGGAAAGCTGGCCATCGTCACCGGTGCCTCGCGAG GTATTGGAGCGGCAACAGCCAGACGGCTTGCGGCCAAGGGCAGCAATGTGCTCATCACGTTTACCTCAGACTCGTCCAAGGAAATGACGCGGCAGCTGGTCGAGGAGCTCACATCAAAGCACAAGATCCACAGCCAGTCAGTCCAGACAGATCTCGCCCAggcatcaacagcagcacccGTCATCGTCGAGGCCGCCCGGACCTTGTTCCACAGCTACAACCCGGACGGCAAGTTCCAGatcgacatcctcatcaacaacgccGGCGTCTCGTCCAACCAATTCATGAACGACCCCGAAAAGGGTCCCATCGTCGAAGCCGAATTCACTCGCGTCTACGCAGTCAACGTCCTGGCACCGCTGCTCCTGACCCAAGCCGTGGCACCTCACCTCCCCACAGACCGCTCCGGCCGCATCGTCAACGTCTCGAGCGTGTCGGCGTCCATCGGCTACCTCGGCCAGTCCGTCTACGCAGGCAGCAAAGGCGCCCTCGAGGTCATGACGCGCACGTGGGCGCGCGAGCTGGGCGAACGAGCAACGGTCAACTCCATCAACCCGGGCCCGGCCTGGGGCGACATGTACGCCGAGGCAGGTCCGACGTTCTGGAAGCGCAACCAGCCGTACGTGGACGCGGCGCCGCTGATGGCGTACGACGGCGAGGCTGAGGTGCTGCGGCAGGCGGGCGACGAGGCGGAGAAGTTTGATAAGCTGGTGAGGGAGAGCATGGGTGGGAGGAGGCCCGGgtttgttgatgagattgcGGGCACGATTGACATGCTGTGCACGGCGGAGAGCGGGTGGACAACGGGGAGCGTGGTTTGCGCCAATGGCGGCATGCGGATGACGATTGCGTAG
- a CDS encoding alpha/beta hydrolase family domain-containing protein, whose protein sequence is MAKVPSPFKPHILIIPGAWYPTSNLDTFIESLEAAGYSAEAFSLPSFNTAGVSVQDDEDQVKVLLTSLIDNGKDVIIVAHSYGGLVAAGVIANPGLDQRTREAQGSKGGVVGIVYLAAIIPAEDEGILQLVGGKWLEYIDDTKAETEGLLYTFNPTETFHHDCSAELANSVTETLMPHSELALKTASSAVGWKDKAYDGRRAYIRCLQDKALPIGIQDHLISRSEVEWVVKSLDSSHSPFLSMPGELTRVVEEIVEEFVKS, encoded by the exons ATGGCAAAGgttccttctcctttcaAACCGCACATTCTCATCATCCCCGGAGCATGGTACCCGACCTCAAACCTCGACACATTCATCGAATCGCTAGAAGCCGCAGGATATTCTGCTGAAGCCTTCTCGCTTCCTAGTTTTAACACAGCAGGCGTCTCTGtccaagacgacgaagatcaGGTGAAAGTTTTGCTCACCTCTCTAATCGACAATGGAAAagatgtcatcatcgtcgcccaTTCCTACGGCGGGTTGGTTGCAGCGGGAGTTATCGCCAATCCGGGTCTAGACCAGAGGACCAGAGAAGCACAGGGGTCAAAGGGGGGTGTCGTTGGTATTGTATATCTGGCCGCCATTATACCTGCAGAAGATGAGGGGATTCTTCAGCTGGTGGGTGGAAAGTGGTTGGAGTACATTGATGATACCAAA GCTGAAACGGAAGGCCTACTCTACACGTTCAACCCAACAGAAACCTTCCATCATGATTGCTCAGCTGAATTAGCCAACAGCGTTACAGAGACCTTAATGCCACACTCTGAACTGGCCTTGAAAACAGCCTCCTCGGCAGTAGGATGGAAAGATAAGGCATATGACGGCCGCCGTGCCTACATTCGCTGTCTTCAGGATAAGGCGCTTCCTATTGGTATACAGGATCACTTGATTTCTCGATCGGAAGTCGAGTGGGTGGTCAAGTCTCTGGACTCTTCGCACAGCCCGTTTCTGTCAATGCCGGGCGAGTTGACGAgggtggtggaggagattgTAGAAGAGTTTGTAAAGAGCTGA
- a CDS encoding heterokaryon incompatibility protein (HET) domain-containing protein encodes MDSKRRRDDNSDDGETGSSSRLDARNGHKRRKTSQAVNLCEECRQLDIDGLFRKASEDFKRARKGLIKRPSKLYGGRNDGPLFYGDAFFAHSFGSRLSARATCPLCRFFWSMRIQPDKRHAKYKLLGFCSSESWIFGLSGLKKSPAWHNTRDTVWMGVVPDVPSIPQSGHGENWLDKDIPAVGSIYLLQPDKNEEEIPALLEARHLSDAVDFTAAQEWFSFCRKWHLSSCSRPNKGDTITRGFRVIDCEKNPPVVVEMPWGVEYAALSYVWGQRPEDLVDWPATVLDAVAVSRKLGLRYLWVDRLCINQSDPVEKDYLISRMTTIYEYAELTIVSASGSGASDGLPGVRSTPRESQPKILLESGSLLVSALQDPRQEILASEYWTRGWTYQEGVLSNRRLVFTDHQMYWECRCMAAHESLRMPLELLHRNHISETNATDSQRREILPQIPNGQHMEDYILGGIFKSETSGGDLEMGSHQRNVIQTDEYRLEYGFPVPGEASTGSQLRSLNDHIRAFSARKLSHGGDSLKAFLGIAGMYRDKRLCIYLGIPMWTNDILVDLTGSYVTFALSVCSWYHRSGTEHQMFISEPCIRRTHLPSWTWAGWQGTVSWRAPPSDEHSVFMNDLITAEPLQIHLVWAADLYLRSSCEPVCLRLLNLYSTDVLEAEVPTLLEVRNPLVLKYSVRHEVKGSWEWRRLAGRAGETRRYQAERQEWDKKWYRIAGRLAFVSMSIPITEEDWTRKHDTGELISVLIFAAQRPRAEHGRARFLTLQRVESDSFETRWERVGTLQLTIPEVDLDKCFTNEEFLRRIPVREWRGAIVIQ; translated from the coding sequence ATGGATTCTAAAAGACGGCGCGACGACAACTCAGACGATGGCGAAACCGGCTCATCGAGCAGGCTTGATGCTAGAAATGGACATAAACGCCGGAAAACAAGCCAAGCGGTTAATCTCTGCGAGGAATGCAGACAACTCGACATCGACGGTCTCTTCCGCAAAGCTTCCGAAGACTTCAAAAGAGCCAGAAAAGGCCTAATCAAGCGCCCTTCAAAACTATACGGCGGGCGCAACGACGGTCCTTTATTCTACGGAGATGCTTTCTTTGCACATTCTTTCGGGAGTCGCTTATCGGCGAGAGCAACATGCCCTCTATGCCGCTTCTTTTGGTCCATGAGAATCCAACCGGATAAGCGTCATGCAAAATACAAGCTTCTTGGGTTTTGCAGCAGCGAGAGTTGGATATTTGGCCTCTCCGGATTGAAGAAGAGTCCAGCCTGGCACAATACGCGAGATACGGTCTGGATGGGCGTCGTGCCAGATGTTCCGTCTATACCACAGTCAGGTCATGGCGAGAATTGGCTGGATAAAGACATCCCAGCAGTTGGATCAATCTATCTTTTGCAGCCTGATAAGAACGAGGAGGAAATTCCTGCGTTATTAGAAGCACGGCATCTCAGTGACGCAGTCGATTTCACCGCTGCACAGGAGTGGTTCTCGTTCTGCCGAAAGTGGCATCTGAGCTCCTGCAGTCGACCCAACAAAGGTGATACCATTACTCGAGGATTTCGTGTAATTGACTGCGAGAAGAATCCACCGGTAGTAGTGGAAATGCCCTGGGGTGTTGAATATGCCGCACTCAGCTATGTATGGGGTCAGCGGCCGGAAGACTTGGTTGACTGGCCTGCAACAGTTCTCGATGCCGTTGCGGTGTCTCGTAAATTGGGATTGCGGTACTTGTGGGTTGATCGACTGTGCATCAACCAATCTGATCCTGTGGAAAAGGACTATCTCATATCCCGAATGACTACGATTTACGAATATGCTGAGCTTACCATTGTATCAGCTTCTGGGTCGGGAGCAAGCGATGGTCTCCCCGGGGTACGATCGACGCCTCGAGAAAGTCAGCCCAAGATTCTACTAGAGAGTGGGAGTCTTCTAGTGTCTGCACTCCAAGATCCCCGTCAAGAGATTCTGGCATCCGAATATTGGACGAGGGGATGGACATACCAGGAAGGTGTCTTGTCCAACCGGCGTCTAGTATTTACTGACCATCAAATGTATTGGGAGTGTCGTTGCATGGCTGCACATGAGAGTCTCCGGATGCCTTTGGAGCTACTTCACAGAAATCACATCTCTGAGACGAATGCTACGGATTCGCAGAGGAGAGAGATTTTACCTCAAATACCCAATGGACAACATATGGAGGACTATATTTTGGGAGGAATATTCAAGAGTGAGACGTCTGGTGGAGATTTGGAGATGGGCAGCCATCAACGAAACGTTATACAAACAGATGAATATCGGCTGGAATACGGATTTCCTGTGCCAGGCGAAGCCTCCACTGGCTCACAACTACGATCGTTGAATGACCATATCCGTGCTTTTTCTGCAAGAAAACTAAGTCATGGCGGAGATTCACTCAAGGCTTTCCTTGGTATCGCCGGCATGTACAGAGACAAGAGACTTTGTATATATCTTGGCATTCCCATGTGGACAAACGATATCTTAGTCGACCTCACGGGTTCTTACGTTACATTCGCCCTTTCAGTCTGCTCATGGTACCATCGCAGCGGTACAGAGCATCAAATGTTCATTTCAGAGCCCTGTATTCGCAGAACACACCTGCCATCCTGGACATGGGCAGGATGGCAAGGCACGGTATCATGGCGCGCTCCACCGTCGGACGAGCATAGTGTCTTTATGAATGATCTGATTACTGCAGAGCCACTACAGATTCACCTGGTATGGGCAGCAGATCTGTATCTAAGGTCATCATGTGAGCCAGTATGCTTACGATTGCTGAACTTGTACTCTACGGATGTACTAGAAGCAGAAGTTCCTACGCTGCTTGAAGTACGGAACCCCCTAGTATTGAAGTACTCGGTTAGACATGAAGTCAAGGGAAGCTGGGAATGGAGACGCTTAGCAGGCAGAGCAGGCGAAACACGCCGCTACCAAGCCGAACGACAAGAGTGGGATAAAAAATGGTACCGCATCGCCGGCAGGCTCGCCTTTGTAAGCATGTCCATTCCAATTACAGAAGAGGACTGGACTCGAAAGCACGACACAGGCGAACTCATCAGCGTGCTTATATTTGCTGCTCAACGGCCCCGTGCAGAGCATGGCCGGGCAAGGTTTTTGACGCTGCAGAGGGTTGAGTCTGATTCGTTTGAGACGAGGTGGGAGAGAGTTGGGACGCTGCAGCTTACAATTCCGGAGGTTGACTTGGATAAGTGCTTTACGAATGAGGAGTTTCTGAGGAGGATTCCTGTGAGGGAGTGGAGAGGTGCAATTGTCATTCAGTAA
- a CDS encoding short chain dehydrogenase domain-containing protein, translating to MAKSQTILITGCSADGIGAVLALTLAKQQHHIFATARDTSKIPFELRSLPNVSVIALDVSSKESVVEAAKAVEEAGHCLDVLVNNAGFGYTMPILDVDIDKAQNLYNANVWGVVRTVQAFAPQLIKSKGRVVNMSSVGSVVNTPWIGTYASSKAAINSISETLRLELSPFGVSVVTILLGTVATPFHANEPIPELPETSYYSKILETITKWAKNELGPKGGSAQELVNSIVPDIVASNRNGIVWRGSYSGIIRFVTRWLPVSVLDMMMSQDQGLDELAKA from the exons ATGGCCAAAAGCCAGACAATCCTCATCACTGGCTGCTCCGCCGACGGCATCGGtgccgtcctcgccctcacACTCgcaaaacaacaacaccataTCTTTGCGACTGCACGCGACACGTCCAAAATCCCCTTTGAGCTCAGAAGCCTCCCCAACGTGTCTGTAATAGCCCTCGATGTCTCATCCAAAGAGTCTGTTGTAGAGGCCGCAAAGGCAGTCGAGGAGGCAGGACACTGTCTGGACGTGTTGGTGAACAACGCAGGGTTCGGATACACGATGCCAATTCTGGACGTGGACATTGACAAGGCGCAAAACCTATATAATGCGAACGTCTGGGGGGTGGTGAGAACTGTTCAAGCATTTGCTCCGCAATTGATCAAAAGCAAAGGCCGAGTGGTTAACATGAGCTCCGTGGGCTCAGTAGTCAATACCCCGTGGATTG GAACTTATGCGTCCTCCAAAGCTGCtatcaacagcatctccgaGACTCTTCGCTTGGAACTTTCCCCCTTTGGCGTGAGCGTTGTGACCATCTTGCTCGGTACCGTTGCCACGCCATTTCACGCTAATGAGCCGATACCTGAGCTTCCCGAAACATCTTACTATTCCAAAATCCTCGAAACAATCACCAAGTGGGCCAAGAATGAGCTCGGCCCCAAAGGAGGGTCTGCTCAGGAGCTCGTCAATTCTATCGTGCCAGATATCGTGGCGAGTAATAGAAACGGAATAGTATGGAGAGGATCGTATAGTGGCATCATCCGGTTTGTGACAAGGTGGCTACCAGTATCGGTACTT GATATGATGATGTCGCAGGACCAAGGTTTGGATGAGCTTGCCAAGGCCTGA